The Arachis hypogaea cultivar Tifrunner chromosome 16, arahy.Tifrunner.gnm2.J5K5, whole genome shotgun sequence genome contains a region encoding:
- the LOC112697880 gene encoding disease resistance protein ADR1-like, with amino-acid sequence MALNDFFAGEIATELMKMLISISRKSLLCRTSADQLRTYINELLPTIQEIKYSGVELPADRQRQLDRFSEILRSGVELSHKVLNSNRWNVYKNLQLAKKMEKLEKTVSRFVQGPMQAHILADVHHARVEMAERFDRVDASNQRLEQYFSAMKIGVGGGGWIEEAVSSMEVDESGVEGNLGNLGVGLELGKKKVKEMVIGRNDIWVVGICGIGGSGKTTLAREVCKDEQVRSHFKERILFLTVSQSPNVEQLRAKIWGFIMGNQGFISSNYVVPQRMPQTECRSEVQRLIVLDDVWSLSVLEYLVCRVHGCKFIVVSRERFPTIFNATYEVELLSKEEALALFCHHAFGQKSIPLDADSNLVNQVVTECGRLPLALKVIGASLRDQTEMFWASVKNRLSQGQSIGESYEINLIDRMAISTNHLPEMIKECFLDLCSFPEDKKIPLDVLTNMWVEIHDIDQKEAFAIVVELSNKNLLTLVKEARAGGMYSSCFEISVTQHDILRDLALNLSNRSSIRERRRLVMPKREDHGRLPKQWLRYKDRPFEAQIVSVHTGEMKEEDWCHLEFPNAEVLIINFTSNEYYLPPFIAKMPNLRSLIIINYSASYASLHNVSVFQNLTNLRSLWLEKVSTPQLSGTIMKSLGKLFIVLCKLNNSLEGKEANLAQAFPNLSELTLDHCDDVTELPSSICEIHSLQNLSLTNCHNLTKLPSELGKLRSLGILRLYACPELKSLPSSICDMIKLKYIDISQCVNLAMFPNEIGKLVNLEKIDMRECPMIKSLPKSTVSLKNLRLVICDEEVQEVWNEVEKAKPNLHIKVSEQYYDLDWLKE; translated from the exons ATGGCTCTGAACGACTTCTTCGCCGGCGAGATCGCGACGGAGCTCATGAAGATGCTGATAAGCATATCACGCAAGTCACTCCTCTGCAGAACAAGCGCTGATCAGCTCAGAACTTACATCAACGAACTACTCCCTACCATTCAAGAGATCAAGTACTCCGGCGTCGAGCTTCCCGCCGATAGGCAGCGCCAGCTCGACCGCTTTTCCGAGATTCTTCGCTCCGGCGTCGAGCTCTCACATAAG GTTCTTAATTCGAACCGGTGGAACGTGTACAAGAACTTGCAGCTAGCGAAGAAGATGGAGAAGCTTGAGAAGACCGTGTCACGGTTTGTGCAAGGTCCAATGCAAGCTCACATATTGGCTGATGTGCACCACGCCCGGGTCGAGATGGCCGAGAGGTTCGACCGGGTCGATGCGTCGAACCAGAGGCTAGAGCAGTACTTTAGTGCCATGAAGATAGGAGTGGGAGGAGGAGGGTGGATAGAGGAGGCTGTGAGCAGCATGGAGGTGGATGAGAGTGGGGTGGAGGGTAATTTGGGGAATTTAGGTGTAGGTTTGGAACTTGGAAAGAAGAAGGTTAAGGAAATGGTAATTGGAAGGAATGATATTTGGGTTGTTGGGATTTGTGGGATTGGTGGCTCGGGGAAGACTACACTTGCTAGAGAAGTATGCAAAGATGAACAAGTCAGAA GTCATTTCAAGGAAAGAATCTTGTTCCTAACAGTCTCACAATCTCCAAATGTTGAGCAACTAAGAGCAAAGATATGGGGTTTCATTATGGGAAACCAAGGCTTCAtaagttcaaattatgttgttccTCAAAGAATGCCACAAACTGAATGCAGGAGTGAAGTTCAAAGATTGATTGTTCTTGATGATGTTTGGTCCCTCTCTGTGTTAGAATATCTTGTGTGCAGAGTACATGGTTGCAAGTTCATTGTGGTTTCGAGAGAGAGATTTCCAACAATTTTCAATGCTACTTATGAAGTGGAATTGCTGAGTAAAGAGGAAGCATTAGCTTTGTTCTGTCACCATGCTTTTGGTCAAAAATCAATTCCTTTGGATGCTGATAGCAATTTGGTCAACCAG GTTGTGACCGAATGTGGAAGGCTTCCGTTGGCTCTTAAAGTGATCGGAGCTTCATTGCGCGATCAGACCGAGATGTTCTGGGCTAGTGTCAAGAACAGGCTATCTCAAGGACAAAGCATTGGTGAATCCTATGAAATCAACCTCATTGATAGAATGGCAATCAGCACAAATCACTTACCAGAAATGATCAAAGAATGCTTTTTAGATCTTTGTTCATTCCCAGAGGATAAGAAGATTCCACTAGATGTTCTCACTAATATGTGGGTTGAAATCCATGATATTGATCAGAAAGAAGCTTTTGCAATTGTTGTGGAGCTCTCAAACAAGAATCTTCTCACATTAGTGAAAGAAGCTCG TGCTGGTGGCATGTATAGCAGCTGCTTTGAGATATCTGTTACTCAGCATGATATACTGAGAGACCTTGCTCTTAATTTGAGCAATCGCAGCAGCATCCGTGAACGCCGCCGATTAGTTATGCCTAAACGAGAAGATCACGGCCGACTGCCTAAACAATGGTTGAGATATAAGGACAGGCCATTTGAGGCTCAGATCGTTTCAGTTCACACAG GTGAAATGAAAGAAGAAGATTGGTGTCACCTTGAGTTTCCTAATGCCGAAGTTTTGATAATCAATTTCACATCCAATGAATACTACTTACCTCCCTTCATTGCAAAAATGCCAAATTTGAGGTCATTAATTATCATAAACTATAGTGCATCATATGCTTCCCTTCACAATGTATCAGTTTTTCAGAATTTGACCAATCTTAGAAGCCTTTGGCTTGAAAAAGTTTCAACCCCTCAATTATCAGGCACTATAATGAAAAGCTTAGGGAAATTATTCATAGTCCTATGCAAATTAAATAATAGTTTAGAGGGTAAAGAAGCAAACCTAGCACAAGCATTTCCTAACCTAAGTGAACTCACTCTTGATCATTGTGATGATGTTACTGAATTACCCTCAAGCATTTGTGAGATACATTCACTTCAAAACTTGAGTCTCACAAACTGTCACAATTTGACCAAATTGCCCTCAGAACTAGGCAAGCTAAGATCACTTGGGATACTAAGACTGTATGCTTGTCCAGAACTGAAATCACTTCCTAGTAGCATATGTGACATGATTAAGTTGAAGTATATAGACATATCTCAATGTGTTAACCTTGCAATGTTCCCTAATGAGATTGGAAAATTGGTGAATTTAGAGAAGATTGACATGAGGGAATGCCCTATGATTAAGAGTTTACCAAAATCAACAGTGTCATTGAAGAATCTGAGGCTTGTGATATGTGATGAGGAGGTACAAGAGGTTTGGAATGAGGTTGAGAAGGCAAAGCCAAATCTCCACATTAAAGTCTCAGAGCAATACTATGATTTGGATTGGCTTAAAGAGTGA
- the LOC112697878 gene encoding uncharacterized protein, translating to MPPIISRKPSSPPSCVVHDHHDEKTMKKQSNYQRSKTCNSINTNVLDEVQHVTRQRKLVRHLKDKEVFDLLHLHSTINCSCSSSCSRGRSSSIGCGHWSISAKPQPLPLPESTGLGLGHVHLLGSPSTEQPSFALTLRKTVNHGALTCTKPSSNLDRPSQDLTTIAKAKNNLRVHIPAKTFLAGNSSCKIPPSLCHYDENDDDDCVSISGLSMHVAAKSAPSSVFSSPVTSPHGSNNNPQHFFDHHHTINNILQQLNDNDFNLYHHHHHHLPQANTNKNNVHICPASLSTAYHSNPKNNHVDAHPLPLPPRVSSSMILHQPSPSSMKGQWQKGKLIGRGTFGSVYHATNLETGASCAMKQVDIIPDDPTSAECIKQLEQEIKILHQLHHPNIVQYYGSEIVGDHLYIYMEYVHPGSVNKFIREHCGAMTESVVRNFTRHILSGLAYLHSTKTIHRDIKGANLLVNESGIVKLADFGMAKILSGNSYELSLKGSPYWMAPEVMKAAIKNESNPDVAMGIDIWSLGCTIIEMLSGKPPWSDLEGPSAMFKVLQSTPPIPESLSSVGKDFLQQCFRRDPADRPSASMLLNHPFLHNFHDQDNPLIHPHLNLCHKGDQGQGDNSSSPKDNTKNRHDILPTSMSTKIFNKTQKLMGAEESKHIIIASHHNLQSSVKAGTFNYSSLAKSSNLSSLPHSNLKHVMS from the exons ATGCCTCCAATAATTTCACGCAAACCATCATCACCACCATCATGTGTTGTGCATGATCATCATGATGAAAAAACCATGAAGAAACAAAGCAACTACCAGAGATCAAAAACATGTAACAGTATCAACACCAACGTTCTTGATGAGGTTCAGCATGTTACAAGGCAGAGGAAGTTGGTTAGGCACCTTAAGGACAAAGAAGTCTTTGATTTGTTGCATTTGCACTCCACTATCAattgttcttgttcttcttcctgCTCGCGAGGCCGTAGTTCTAGCATCGGCTGCGGACACTGGTCTATTTCTGCTAAGCCGCAGCCGTTGCCACTTCCCGAGTCAACGGGCCTCGGATTAGGCCATGTCCACCTGCTTGGATCTCCTTCCACAGAACAGCCTAGTTTTGCTTTGACTTTGAG GAAAACAGTGAATCATGGTGCATTGACATGTACAAAACCTTCAAGCAATTTGGATAGACCCTCTCAAGACCTTACAACTATagcaaaagcaaaaaataatCTGAGAGTGCACATTCCAGCTAAAACTTTCTTGGCAG GGAATAGTTCATGCAAAATTCCCCCATCATTGTGTCATTatgatgaaaatgatgatgatgattgtgtGAGTATTTCTGGTTTGAGCATGCATGTTGCTGCCAAGAGTGCCCCATCAAGTGTCTTCTCTAGTCCAGTCACTAGTCCACATGGATCAAACAACAACCCACAAcatttctttgatcatcatcacACCATCAATAATATCCTTCAACAACTCAATGACAATGATTTCAATTtgtatcatcatcatcaccaccacctaCCACAAGCTAATACTAACAAAAATAATGTTCATATTTGCCCTGCTAGCTTAAGTACTGCTTATCATTCTAATCCCAAAAATAACCATGTTGATGCACATCCCTTGCCACTTCCTCCTAGAGTTTCATCATCAATGATACTACATCAACCATCACCTTCTTCAATGAAAGGCCAATGGCAGAAAGGGAAACTAATCGGTCGCGGCACCTTTGGAAGTGTTTATCATGCAACCAACCT AGAAACTGGAGCTTCTTGTGCAATGAAGCAAGTGGATATAATTCCTGATGATCCTACATCTGCTGAGTGCATAAAGCAACTAGAGCAG GAAATCAAAATCCTTCATCAACTACACCACCCCAATATAGTGCAGTATTATGGAAGTGAAATA GTTGGTGATCATTTGTACATATATATGGAGTATGTTCATCCAGGATCAGTTAATAAATTTATTAGGGAGCATTGTGGAGCTATGACAGAATCTGTAGTTCGAAATTTCACAAGACACATTCTCTCTGGATTGGCCTACTTACACAGCACCAAGACTATTCACAG GGATATCAAAGGTGCAAACTTGCTTGTTAATGAATCTGGCATTGTCAAGCTTGCAGATTTTGGGATGGCCAAAATT CTCTCAGGGAATTCATATGAACTTTCTTTGAAGGGAAGTCCTTATTGGATGGCTCCTGAG GTGATGAAAGCTGCCATTAAGAATGAATCAAATCCTGATGTTGCCATGGGTATTGATATATGGAGCTTAGGCTGCACCATCATTGAAATGTTGTCAGGAAAGCCTCCTTGGAGTGACCTTGAAGGG CCATCAGCAATGTTCAAGGTACTACAGAGCACACCACCAATACCAGAGAGTTTATCATCAGTGGGAAAGGATTTCCTGCAGCAATGTTTCAGAAGGGACCCTGCTGATAGACCTTCTGCATCAATGCTTCTTAACCATCCCTTTCTCCACAACTTTCATGATCAAGATAATCCTCTAATTCATCCTCATTTAAATTTGTGTCacaaaggagaccaaggacaagga GATAATTCATCTAGTCCCAAAGATAATACCAAAAATAGACATGATATATTGCCAACCTCCATGAGCACAAAGATTTTCAACAAAACTCAGAAATTAATGgg TGCTGAGGAATCTAAACACATTATTATAGCTTCCCATCACAATCTTCAATCTTCAGTTAAAGCTGGCACCTTCAATTACTCGTCTCTTGCAAAGTCCAGCAACCTATCATCCCTGCCTCACTCAAATTTGAAGCATGTCATGAGCTAA
- the LOC112697879 gene encoding protein OSB1, mitochondrial-like codes for MNSKLLRLIPLFSTKPKFPASLPYSPSQQRYFPFSTATPETTSFKERRRFTHSFDDDAVSGTSAAYSHTLKFQRPSTIDWHRGIENNASFIGTVTRQPKPVNSKKGCFGAFTVLEISNPRCDDSHSSNLRVVLFMWDRLAEIALKHLKANDFIYVSGSLRSYTKVDHSGNDNVNYQLVVKELDFVARKIGHEGHKRLESIEAADSIQNNQNRLHLWHVFFSNPYEWWDHRKSKYNTKQPDFKHKDTGEVLWLSKYDPPWVRKQLELLDSKIAEGRVMRPHSRVRTWVYDE; via the exons ATGAACTCGAAACTCCTCCGTCTCATTCCACTCTtctcaaccaaaccaaaatttccAGCTTCGTTACCTTATTCTCCTTCTCAACAGAGGTATTTTCCGTTCTCCACTGCAACTCCCGAAACGACGTCGTTCAAGGAGCGTCGCAGATTCACGCACTCGTTTGATGACGATGCCGTTTCGGGAACCAGCGCCGCGTACAGCCACACGCTGAAGTTCCAACGACCATCGACTATCGATTGGCATCGAGGGATTGAGAACAACGCTTCCTTCATTGGAACCGTCACGCGCCAGCCGAAACCCGTTAACTCCAAAAAAGGTTGTTTCGGTGCTTTCACTGTGTTGGAGATTTCGAATCCGAGATGCGATGATTCTCATAGCTCCAACTTaag GGTGGTCTTGTTTATGTGGGATCGGTTAGCGGAAATTGCTTTGAAACATTTGAAAGCGAATGATTTTATATATGTCTCAGGTTCTTTGCGTTCTTACACCAAAGTTGATCATAGTGGAAATGACAATGTTAACTATCAG CTAGTTGTGAAGGAGCTGGATTTTGTTGCTCGAAAAATAGGCCATGAGGGGCACAAAAGATTAGAATCTATTGAAG CTGCAGATAGTATCCAAAATAATCAAAATCGACTTCACCTATGGCATGTGTTTTTTTCCAATCCATATGAGTGGTGGGATCATAGAAAGAGCAAGTATAACACAAAACAGCCTGATTTTAAACACAAGGATACTGGTGAAGTTTTGTGGTTGAGTAAATATGATCCTCCATGGGTAAGAAAACAACTTGAATTGCTTGACTCGAAAATTGCAGAAGGAAGAGTTATGCGTCCTCATTCTCGTGTGAGAACTTGGGTTTATGATGAGTAG
- the LOC112697881 gene encoding probable disease resistance protein At4g33300: protein MALTELISNELTGELLRNLVTISRKSILCRGSADQLITYITELLPTIQEIKYSGVELPQPRQQQLHRLSEILHSGVELAHKVLNSSRWNVYKNFQLAKKMEKLENTVSKFIEGPMQTHILADVHHTRFEMAERFDRIEASNRRLEQYFVTMKMGGMGGGGWVEEAVRSMEIAEGSLGNSRVGLELGKKKVKEMLVGRNDLWVIGISGIGGSGKTTLARDVCRDEQVQFSFKERILFLTVSQSPNVEQLRARIWGFIMGNQNLNPNYVIPQWMPQFDCKTETRNLIVLDDVWSLSVLQQLVCRIPGCKFLVVSREKFQICNATYEVELLSEEDALSLFCHHAFGQKSIPVAANENLVMQVVTECGRLPLALKVIGASLRDQNEMFWEGVKTRLSQGQSIGESYQNNLIERMAISVNFLPEKIKKCFLDLCSFPEDKKIPLDILINMWVEMHDICQTEAFTMVVELSNKNLLTLVKEARAGDMYSSCFEISVTQHDILRDLALNMSNCDSICERRRLVMPKREASGLPKEWLRYKDKPFEAQIVSIHTGEMKEKDWCNLEFPKAEVLIINFSSSEYFLPPFIQSMPNLKTLIIINYSASYACLHNMSIFEKLTNLKSLWLEKVSTPELSGIVMKNLSKLCLVLCKINNSLEGKELKEADLSRIFPNLTELTLDHCDDVTDLPSSICEIHSLQNLSLTNCHNLTKLPAELGQLRSLEILRLYACPDLKSLPLSICNMIKLKYIDISQCVNLACFPNEIGKLVNLEKIDMRECSMIRSIPKSALSLKNLRLVICDEEVQDMWIDVQKAKPKEFHIQVSEQQYDLDWLKD from the exons ATGGCCCTGACGGAGTTAATTAGCAACGAGCTCACCGGCGAGCTCCTCCGGAATCTCGTAACCATCTCTCGCAAATCCATTCTCTGCCGTGGAAGTGCAGATCAGCTCATAACTTACATAACTGAACTCCTTCCAACCATACAAGAGATCAAATACTCCGGCGTTGAACTCCCTCAGCCACGTCAGCAACAGCTTCACCGCCTCTCCGAGATCCTCCACTCTGGTGTCGAACTCGCTCACAAG GTTCTGAATTCGAGCCGTTGGAATGTGTACAAGAACTTTCAGCTAGCTAAAAAGATGGAGAAGCTTGAGAACACGGTATCAAAGTTCATAGAGGGTCCGATGCAGACTCACATACTTGCTGATGTGCACCACACGCGGTTCGAGATGGCGGAGCGGTTCGACCGGATCGAGGCGTCGAACCGGAGGCTGGAGCAGTACTTTGTGACCATGAAGATGGGGGGGATGGGAGGTGGAGGGTGGGTCGAGGAGGCTGTGAGGAGCATGGAGATTGCTGAGGGTAGTTTAGGGAATTCACGTGTGGGTTTGGAGCTTGGGAAGAAGAAAGTCAAGGAGATGCTTGTTGGGAGGAATGATCTTTGGGTGATTGGGATTTCTGGTATTGGTGGCTCAGGGAAGACCACTCTTGCTAGAGATGTTTGCAGAGATGAACAAGTTCAAT TTTCTTTCAAGGAGAGAATCTTGTTTTTGACTGTGTCACAGTCCCCAAATGTTGAGCAGCTAAGAGCAAGGATCTGGGGGTTCATTATGGGGAATCAAAACTTGAATCCAAATTATGTGATTCCCCAATGGATGCCGCAATTCGATTGCAAAACCGAAACTCGAAACCTTATTGTTCTTGATGATGTCTGGTCACTCTCTGTGCTGCAACAGCTTGTATGCAGAATACCTGGCTGCAAGTTCCTTGTTGTCTCCAGAGAGAAATTCCAAATTTGTAATGCCACTTATGAGGTGGAACTGTTGAGTGAAGAGGATGCACTATCTTTGTTCTGTCATCATGCTTTTGGACAGAAATCAATCCCTGTAGCTGCTAATGAGAATCTAGTAATGCAG GTTGTGACAGAGTGTGGAAGGCTTCCACTAGCTCTTAAAGTGATTGGAGCTTCCTTGAGAGATCAGAATGAAATGTTTTGGGAAGGTGTCAAAACAAGGCTATCTCAGGGCCAAAGCATTGGGGAATCTTACCAAAACAATCTGATTGAGAGAATGGCAATCAGTGTAAACTTCCTGCCAGAGAAGATCAAGAAATgcttcttggacctttgttcatTTCCTGAGGACAAGAAAATCCCTCTGGACATCCTCATCAATATGTGGGTCGAAATGCATGATATCTGCCAAACCGAAGCCTTTACTATGGTCGTTGAGCTTTCAAACAAGAATCTTCTCACCTTGGTGAAAGAGGCGCG TGCTGGAGACATGTATAGCAGTTGCTTTGAGATATCTGTTACTCAACATGATATACTCAGAGACCTTGCGCTCAATATGAGCAACTGTGACAGCATTTGTGAACGCCGGCGATTGGTTATGCCAAAGCGAGAAGCAAGTGGTCTCCCTAAAGAGTGGTTGAGATACAAGGATAAACCATTTGAGGCTCAGATTGTCTCAATTCACACGG GTGAAATGAAAGAAAAGGATTGGTGCAACCTTGAGTTTCCCAAGGCTGAAGTTCtgattattaatttttcatcCAGTGAATACTTCCTGCCTCCCTTCATTCAATCAATGCCAAATCTGAAGACATTGATTATAATAAACTATAGTGCTTCTTATGCATGCCTTCACAATATGTCAATTTTTGAGAAGTTGACAAACTTGAAGAGTCTCTGGCTTGAAAAGGTTTCCACTCCAGAGTTATCAGGCATTGTGATGAAAAATCTAAGCAAATTATGTCTAGTCCTTTGCAAGATCAATAACAGTTTGGAGGGGAAAGAACTCAAAGAAGCAGACCTATCTAGAATCTTCCCAAACCTCACCGAACTCACTCTTGATCACTGTGATGATGTAACTGATCTTCCCTCAAGCATCTGTGAAATACATTCCCTGCAGAACTTGAGTCTAACAAATTGTCACAATCTGACGAAACTACCTGCCGAATTGGGGCAACTGCGATCGCTTGAGATCCTCCGGCTATATGCATGTCCGGATTTGAAGTCCCTTCCTCTGAGCATATGTAATATGATTAAGTTGAAGTACATAGACATTTCTCAATGTGTTAACCTGGCATGCTTCCCTAATGAGATTGGTAAGTTGGTCAATTTGGAGAAGATTGACATGAGGGAATGCTCCATGATTAGGAGCATACCAAAGTCTGCATTGTCATTGAAGAATCTAAGGCTTGTGATTTGTGATGAGGAGGTACAAGATATGTGGATAGATGTTCAAAAGGCCAAGCCAAAAGAATTTCATATTCAAGTATCTGAACAGCAATATGATCTGGATTGGCTAAAAGATTGA